ATCGGCTTTTTCTTGAGGATAGTGGATGAGAACATCCAAGCAAATAACGGTATGGTAACTACCGCTCAACGATTCCAAGTCCTGCACGGCAAAAGTGGGATTTTCATCATTTCCCAAGGTTTGCTTGGCTCTATCCTTGCCTTCTTCCACCATTTTTTCAGAAATATCAGTCGCATAGACTTTGGCACCATCTACCGCCAGAGGGATGCTGAGACTACCAACACCACACCCAGCATCGCAGATTGATAGCTCTGGTAAATTGTTATCAGCCTTCAACCAGCCGAGAACTGTATCCACAGTTTGCTGGTGTCCATTGCGAATGTCTAGTTGGACTTTGTTGACTTCGCCATCGCCGTAGATTCGCTTCCAACGGTCAAAGCCTGTGGAATTGAAATACTCACGAACAATCGTTTTATCGTCGGCTACGTTCATAAACTCTGATTTTTAGGGGTTCCCAATGCTTAAAATTATCATTGATAGGAACCCATAAGAGCGGTCTTCCAGATTTTTCTAGATGATAGTTTGCCTATATGCAAGGATACTTGTATGCATAGAGAAGTTAAAGTAGCGATCGCTGACGACGAGAGAA
The Nostoc punctiforme PCC 73102 genome window above contains:
- the bchM gene encoding magnesium protoporphyrin IX methyltransferase, with protein sequence MNVADDKTIVREYFNSTGFDRWKRIYGDGEVNKVQLDIRNGHQQTVDTVLGWLKADNNLPELSICDAGCGVGSLSIPLAVDGAKVYATDISEKMVEEGKDRAKQTLGNDENPTFAVQDLESLSGSYHTVICLDVLIHYPQEKADEMISHLCSLAQSRIILSFAPKTCALSILKKIGSFFPGPSKATRAYLHREADVVRILESNGFSLQRKAMTKTRFYFSRLLEATRK